The DNA region CAGCTACAGGTTATGATGATCTTACTGCCAATATTTCGGTATGACATTCTAATCTATATATGATGACCTCTTAGTtaacttaggtagcgtttgttttgaggtatttgGACGGAGATTGTAAGACCGAGACTCAGTATTATATTTGTTAGTTTAGAGACTactactaaaattttagtttctgtcctcaaaattttagtatttcattacctccaaaaagtagggacacagaggATTGAAATTTTTGGGAATGAAgacttaaattttaataaaattttatatttaaaataccttcattttaattaattaattccaactttattatttgtgcaaattaaattagaacttcATTCTTATTTCAGTCTCTATTTTCCACTTTACACCAAGTACAATCCTGACACTTATTTCAATCTATGTCTCTCGGTCTTCATCTCTCTTCCAAACCCTACCTTAGCTTCTATATTACTATAACTATACAACATACatatatttgaaaattaatttggagTCTATTTAATTTGGTGAAACAGAATGTTCTACCAGTATCCAAACAACTAGAGTATTTTGAGCATTACAAGATTCACATGAGGAAATTGTTGGGAGAGAAAAGAGCTGAATTCATTATAAGGAATGCATTGTATGTGATAAGTATGGGCACAAATGATTTCCTACAAAACTATTTCTTGGAGGATACTCGCCCAAAGCAATACAGCTTGCAGAAGTTTGAGGAATTCTTGCTCTCCCAAATGACTAAGGACATTGAGGTTAGTTAATTCCCTTAACTTTAATTAACCTCATTTTTTAGTTCCATTTAGAAAATTTGATAGCTTATACAGTAGTGTCCTTGTGCTATAGGAATAGGAAACTATTGTTTGCAACTTTACACAAAGATATTATTGTTTTGCTACATTGGAGTGGTGGACCCATGTCCCTTGAGTGAAAAACATGTTCAATAAATGCTCTACCACTGTGGCAGATTGTTTGAATAAAAGTTGGATTTGTCATATGTCTGATTCTGAATTAAGAATCCGAGTTAGGTGGTTAGAAAAGCTCAAAATTGTGGAAAATTTCAATTAGTGAGTTAATATCATTAAGTTGGAGATTTTTTGCTAACGAGTGCAGAGCTAAAATCTCAAGTTATGTTGTTAAGTATCATTTCTTGCCATATATTTTTTGAATAGGAGAAAAAAATTAtgtgaaaatataattaaataaaaaaaatcacactTAACAATATCGAAAAAACTAAAAACATCTATTTCCATTCCAGTATGGTAAAGTCTAAAGACCTGGAAAGAGACTTATGGACTATATATGGCTTATAGGTAATATAAATTGTTtaaaacatttaaattttttattaactaatatttaattattttgttactcTCTATAATTACACCAAATTTGCAATTAATTTTGTTTCTTTCAATTAGGCTTatatactacttttaattttgtaattagatttttttgtgtcaaaaaaattaaaattaatgaagtattttttaaaaaatatatgatcaaaagatctaattAAGTTATTAATTATGGATACTTTCAATTTGTGGAAAAATATTtcgttaactctaatatttttttataatggtaagaacctaattataaaattaaaaacagtattgagatctaatttaaaaaatatataaaaatttaattacaaaattgataaaattacaaaacccaatagaataattaaaacattaattaattatcctTAGATTGATTATAGACAAACCCTAccttgctttcttttcttttcttttttttttatttggtctAACACAACATACACATTCACTTACACACACTCCCGCTATTAGTACATGAATTATATAGTCTTCACTCAAGACAGACTCAAACTCTCATACATCATTCAATGAGACAGGTAAGTTTAGTATTTTGTAACATGCATGTCtacattttttttcctttgaaatcacATGCATATCTATTTTTTGATGTGGATACAATGCAGATGATGCATAGGCTAGGGGCCCAGAGGTTAGTTGTTGTTGGGGTCCTACCACTTGGGTGCATTCCACTTATGATGACCCTTAAGAACACCAACACTTGTGATCCAACTTTGAACAATGTGGCCCACTCATTCAATGCAAAGCTATCACTCCAATTGACCCAATTGAAGGCCCAATTGGGCATGAAGACCGCTTATGTtaatgtttttggtatgatccaAAACGCAGTATTGGACCCCAAAAAATACGGTTTTGTGGAAACTACAAAGGGATGCTGTGGAACAGGGTTAGTAGAATATGGTGATTCATGCAGAGGGTTGACTACTTGTTCAGATCCTGATCAATACATCTTCTGGGATGCTGTTCATCCAACCCAGAAGATGTACAAGATTATCGCTGATGAGGCCATTGAATCCATCGCTAATGAAATTGTTTAATGCATTTACACCACAaccaaataaatataaatatgtaatatggttagttagttgatttggtgtGTGGACATTATTTCTTCAATTTGTACCAACATTACTTAAACAAATCGTTTTGTCAAGTAAAACCTACCGTGCAAGAATAGCCATGATTTCATTTCCTTGCTATTTCACTGTTTTAATCTACAGACATCTATGTAAGAGGCTTGGTTCCCTatacacaaaacaaaacaaatactaatgtgcttcttagaaattaaaaaaaaagagtgttctttaaaaattattttgttattaaaaataaaataaaaaagcgaaaaaaaaaataaagcattctaaattttgaaatcttaaatactaaatttaagttgtttgctacggtacgataATAAATTCATACAtaccgatacgtttaaaatatagacaaataataacaatccatgtggaatttattttccacatcaacatttaatttttgttttttaaatatatattatatcaccacttttaccaATACActcctttaattaaataaaaataaaaaatattttttatttaattttataaaaagtcttaaacattcttcttttatttgattagacaaaaatatctttttaaattaacgaaattttagaattcaattaatcataattttataatttcaaataatttaaacaacaaaataaaaatatattaaaaaaacaaaaaatcaaaatttgttCATTTTCTCTAATCATTTGTGCTccctctaagcaaaacatatcaaaaaaataaaaaatcaatcgtTCTTCATTTTTTCTAATTACCCCTCTGAAGTAAAGTAGTAAAAGTTCCAAACCAAGACCCAAGGTTCTTTGCCGCCGACGTGCTCCCCGAGGTTCTAAGGCACTCCCTTCCTTCCAATTCTTCCTTCTTTGCTTCCAAATGGGTCCTTCATTCTGACCCAAAAATTCAATCTTTTGTTAACCCAGATGCAATCAACCCTCTTCGAGCTTATGTTTCGTTGCCTCAGGTCACGTTTGGTCCCAAAAGGTGAAATTTTTAATTCAGGCGTCCTTTAATTTTACTAGCTtacgtggaagaaaggaatttGAGGCCAGTTATGCTATAATTTTAGTTGCATAAAgttattttttgagtttgaaGTTTTAaaggtttaaatttgattttttcaaAACCCTTTAACCATACTAGTTTATGTGGAAAATTTGAGGAAAATTTTGTAGCtagttattataattttaattgcatAAGGCTTTGCATTTAGTTAAAAAACCTAGAATTTTGGTTTAGGATTTTTACTGTTTTGTTTTAAAGAAGTAATTGGAGAAGATAAAGAacgattaaatttttatttttttgatatgttttgcttagagggGCACCAAtattagagaagatgaagaaattttgattttttgttttttttaatatgtttttgttttgttatttaaattatttgaaactataaagTTAGGATTAAGTGGATTCTAAAATTTCgttaatttaaaaggatatttttgtctaatcaaataaaagaagaatgtttaagactttttataaaattaaataaaaaatatttttatttttatttaattaaagggtTGTATtaataaaagtggtgatataatatatatttaaaaaaataaaaattaaatgttgatgtgaaaaataaattccacataaattgttattatttgtctatattttaaacgtatcggtacgtaCAAACACCTAAATTTAAAGGCAAATGCTAATGAGTTCCAAAAATTAAGGAATCTAGCACTCTTTAgactctaaaatttaaattttaaactttaaattataattttaaattctaaaactctaaatcctaaattctaaatcttaaattataaattctaaaatctaaaaCAGAAtctttgatataaattataataaatagaaagttgagatttatttaattaataaagagCACAATACTTTTTAGTTAGTAAATAATGTTTAAGGATGATTCAAATCTAATTCattgatataaaataaaataaagaatcaCATTAATTAACAAACTCCATAATAAACACTGAAAAATGAATAGCAAAACAtaacacaataatttttttttgttatctatGGTATTTTTCAATTCGATaggtcaaaaattaatttatcgtgaatttaaattctatttatgGATCTATCGCTGCCTAATGAGTTATTGCATGGACAATATGAAATTCGAACTCCAACAATCTTGCTTAATCATATAAGTAAATTGACCAACTCAAATTGGTTACATAACATAATAGATTGAGTAAAAggattttagaaaataatttaggTCACATAAATTCACTACAATAATTAAAGCAAAATAGAGAAAAACCGTTTCGAAAAAGCAGGCAAGTAAAATAAAGGTAAGAAGAATAAAGGtaacacaaataaaataaaagggtagccaaaaaataaataaataaataaataaaacgaaaGCACACAAGAAATAAAGGGTCTAATATAAGAGTCTTCTATATATTTCAACCATGTAAAACTTTATTATCTGACACATATCTGTGACCTTTCTATTTCTGAATCCTCTGTATGGCTACCAACTTTGATGCCATGCCAATGTTTGCAATgtgttagtatataaataattttggtAAGTTGTTGATCACAATTAATAAGATTATGACTTTATTTCATACAATACAATATAACAAATACAATAGCATCACATGATGTTGTCCCAAACTCCCAATATATGCATGTCATATACATGTGCCACTTTTCTTTAATATGCAAGCAATTTATATGGTAGAAATAATAACATGACTATtttatactatataaatataacaTACACACATGCACTGTCCAATAATAGAGACTAATTAACCTCATATCATTCCATTTGAAATAAAATACAAGAAGAATAGCTTTTATTAGATGCCATATATAACTTGGAAGGAAAAGTAGTCATTAATTTCTAGCCGTTGATGATGAAATCAATGGTGGGGAGTTTAGCCAAGAACAGATTGTGATATGCTTTATCTGTTGGGTGAATTGAATCCCAGAAAACATACTTGGATGGATCTAAACAAACACCTGAAAACTTGTTACACAGTACTGATGCTTCAATATACCCACTTCCACAACACCCACTACCAACCTCATCAAATCCTACcatagaaataatatataatgttaatTAGCACAAAATTAATTGatacattaaaaaaatgaatGTTAATATACTTGTGATACAAACCGAATTTTTGAGGTGCTTGGATCATTTGGGCTAATGGGCCATATATGTCAACATAATAGATTTTAGTTGGGGAGGtagatatattattattattgaggtgGAATTGAAAAAGATGTAACTCTTGTTGAAGGAGATGGTTGTAATCTCTTGCAATGGATGAATAGTGATCGATGCAATGACGATGGAGAATGTCATTAGGGGAATTTAAGGTGATCATCAAAGGTAAGCATCCCATTGGAGGTACTCCGGCAACTGCAATTTTTCTACCACCTTCTGCCACCACATCCTGATCACCAATTTAGGAAATTAATTAAATCCGTTATTCTTTATAATGTAAGCTAATTAAGCTACCTAGGATAATAATTAAGAAGACAACATATTAAACAACTTCAATTTCTtcttatttatgagttaattaatGATGTAATACTAATGCAAGTTAGATTATGAAGTGTCAATTTTCCCAATCAATTAAACTCCTATATATTTCTCAtggaaaaatataggtagacaatgaaaatactaaataatatgaataatagatatatcggatgttcatttcactaggtgtgcggatggttattctaatattaagatttaggtgagtaatttggaagtgtagtgtgttttgatttgattggtggttgttcatattgttcaaaaaaattattgattaccTATCATTACTTATTTCTGATTTTTTCTATAATTctaaaccttaaatcctaaaTAAACAACTATACTTGAATTACTTAAGGTAGAAACTCAGGTGTAATCGACTTCACATAAAGTTGATAGACGATAATCGTTAGATGAagatttagtcaaatcagtcaaatcatctaattactctcaactatcaacttcacatgaagtcgactgcacaTGAGTTTCTACCATtacttaattaatatatatttctatatattctctatgttttttttttaagaaaaattcaagaTATGTTACGTCCCATTAAATTTGGCCTACTAATTAAGACAGAAACATAGTTAGAGACTCAATATAGATATTCAAAATAATCAAAATGTGTATGCATCATATTATACCTAGATTATATAATTATTTGGATGTATGTGTACAGTGTTTAGGAAAAAGTAGATGTAGCCACACAAATAAGCACATAACCACATTCATGAACATATTGACATAAAAGCAAATAAACCAAATCCAACCCTAAAGAAAGAAACCTATAATGGGATGCATATCAATGCTTCTTTCATTTCATGGCCCCTCCTAACTATCTCCTCCCTCAGCCACACTCTTTACAATtagaaaactatatatatatatatatatatatatatatatatatatatatatatatatatatatattataaaattaaatacatgaaggtgaaaatttaggtgcagttgacttcatgtgaagttgatatctgagaattgttagatgaaaatttagtcaaataagtcaaatcatctaacagctatcagttatcaatttcacgtgaagtcaactATATATAAGTTTCCATCCTACATGAAAGTTCACGTTAACGCGTTATGATTGCTAGCTAGTGCGGTGGtccatttaattatttattatatattcacCTACTTAATTAATCCTATAAAAATTTACCTGCGATCCATGGTTCATACCATGTATATATGGACAGAGTGAAAAAATTTGGGACCTTATTACTACTAATAATGTGTTTCCTTTTTACTCTAGTTATAGCTAGTACGATTAATGTAATtcatattcaatatatatatgcTTGTTGCAgtacccatatatatatatatatatatattaacgtaCATAAATGTTGTGTTTCATGTCTATGTATGTGTAGTCTCCAGTTTGAGTAACCAAAATTATTGTGGCTATGCCTACCATTATTCATGGCTTTCTAATACtatgtaatttcattttcatagtctcatcttttaattttctttcattttctcccTCTATATATTGGCAAACATGTTGCTTCACATACAAACgtgttagtttttaattttttttatggtggaaattcaggtgcagtcgatttaatgtgaagttgataactgagattcgttagataatttgactgatttcactaaattttcatctaacggctctcgactatcaactttacgtgaagtcaactgcacttgaattttcacatttttttttattgagaaCAACTTAGCTATAGCTTCGAGGATTTTTGGTGGTTGGGtttctatattaattttaatttatttcttatctACCATCAACTATACTAGAGACAACGACACTCCCAACTCATACATAGTTAAATAACTTATTTCTACTCTCATTATTTTATATATaggaaaatataaaaatgtaattttaaaatagtgcatgttagttaattttttattataaaattaatttttatcctatttttttagaatttaaagtttgaaattagaatttaaaatttataattttaagacagatgatttaaaattagaaaaagaattgACTAATGTTAACTGAAAAAGTTTATtccttaaacttttttttttaagtttggtgggaTAGATGTAAAAATAATGTGTTGTAGAATATATATTCTTGTTCATTATTTTGGAAAGAAATAATATGGTCTTTCTTGTGAGTACTTCAAATTTTGGAAAAGATGGATATTATTAATtgtaaagttattaattaattataataaaaaaagtataaataaataaattttaatcaattaatttttaaacaactataattaataattttaaattttatatatttaaaaaataaaatttaaataatcactaattaataataattaattagtatgGAGTGTAGTTTAAAACAGTTTGTTGATTTGTTGTTGGCTAACTCCCTGTTATAATAACACTTGTAATCTTTGAATAATATGGAAGAAGCTAAGTACCAAAGATTAATTTTGCTAATATAAATTCAAAAACAATAATGTTTGAGAAGCAATAAAAATTCAATccaaacaatttaaaattatcttatttaatatttattaattatcgcgTTAAAATAATTGTAcacttttaaatataataaatatataattataaatattaaattatataaaataattttagatattttccgTCTAGCATATTAATATTCTATAAAAACCAAAAGTGTCAAATGAGAAATCAATGTTTCTAGCTATCTCCTATATCATCACATCTAACGAATGATTCGCTTTGATAAGAAAATACCTATTTTTAGCTAGTGGGTATTATTTCATTGTTTGAATTGAAAGCAACCATGCATGTCAAAGCTAAGTTAgaactgaaaattaattttatacttccCCATACAACAATGATATTAGCTAGTAATAGcaataaaataacattttaatatgatATACGATAGACATTAACTTACATTATTATAATCATACTTTCCCATACcaactatttattatatattcaCTCGCcattaaattaaagaaataaaatttagttaCTTATTATACTAAAATTCATACCTTATCCAATAATAAATAAGTGATATTTCAACACGAGACACTGACTCAACATACCACTATTAACCATCATAAATATTTAGAATAAAGAGTTAGGTGGTTCATCGACAAATAATTTATAGTTGAAGTCATGAGAAATAGTATAACAGTACAAgacatttgaaattaaaatatcctccatgcaaattaaatttcaaatgtagtagtagtataattaattattaattaatatttagtaAATATTAGTTTGTTCTTTATAATAAGAAAGAATGATATGGGTAAAGCAAATAGCCATACTTAATTAAAGTTTAATTAAAGTACGCAGTAGCGTTAGTTGAATGTTATAATAACCAAACATATTTATAATTTATGCATATATATCACGTGTGAATATTCAAACATTAAAAAGGGATGGAAATTGAAgatatgaatgtgtgtggtaatTGAGatgaaattaaacatcaaacCTGAATAAATTGTTTCACATGTTGGATCAAGAATTGCTGGTAGGATAAGATAGTAAAACTCTTTCTTCTAATTGGTAGAGCGAAATAATTAAGAACGAAGTCGTTGGTACcagcactcaagaaaaacacagccttttctagatgattcttggttCCTTCTTTACCAAGCTTAACCTCTAACTTCTTTTTGCATTCTCTAAAATATTCCAATTGTTTTCCTATTGGAATCACATTCTGTAATCAACAACAAACACAGAATAAATATAACACaaacaaattatatatttgtccataaatatgaaaataacatATAGACACATATCAATATCAtactataaatatatatattgaaagaCAAGTGAAGTTTGTACTATTTTTTTCATGTCAAAACTTAGTCTATTTAagttcatgtgaagttgatagttgagaatcgttaaataatttaacagaTTTGACTAaactatcaactttacataaagTTAACTGTACTTAAATTTTTACCATTGActtaggtgcagtcgacttcacgtaaagtttatAGTTgaaagtcgttagatgaaaatttagtcaaataagtcaaattatctaacgactctcagttatcaacttcacgtaaaatcgACTGCACTTGAATTTCTAcattttttcaatgcacattttTTTATATACGACATACACTGATTGATGGTGTAAGTTGGTCAAAGCCAGAACCAGCAGAGGCAAAACTAACACCTGTGATAAGCTCTTCAACGCTGAGATTTGGATCCAAATAAGCTGGAAGAAACGATTTCTTGAGTCCTGCATAGGaagctatacatatatatatatatatatatatatatatatatatatatatatgtgtgtgtgtgcaaTGCACATTTATATATTTGAAGTTGAATGAATATATACTCAATCATATAGTAATTATAAGCATGTAAtaaagccatatatatatatatatataaaggtgaaaactcaggtgaaatcgacttcacgtgaagttgatatctaagAGTCGtcagatgaaaatttagtcaaatcagtcaaatcatctaacagctctaggtatcaacttcacgtgaagtcgactgcacttgagtttccaTTATGTACCAATGTAATCAGTGGCAAGCTTGCCATTGCAGAATCTTCCAGTAGGAACATGGTTAGGGAAATCCATGCCATAAGGCGGAAAGTTGCATTTGAAAGGCGTGTCAATGTAGTTATTGTTTCCAGGGTCAACGGTGGAGTCtccaaacacatagaaggcagaTATCTTATTATTACTACTATTGTTGAAAGCTTCAACTGTCAAACATAGAAGCTGCCAGAGAATAAAGAAAATCTGagcaagaaaaaggaaagaagaagaagaaaaagtccccATTTTTCGAATGGCCTCCAGGCtccaaataataacaaaaaactgGTCAAGTTTCAAGTTTTCTCACTGAAACACTGCCCCTATTATTGTGTCTATCTACTAGCATTTATAGAGTAATAATGGCCCAATTGTTTATCGTACAAATTAAACCCTATGTACCATGCATCATGACCAA from Arachis hypogaea cultivar Tifrunner chromosome 10, arahy.Tifrunner.gnm2.J5K5, whole genome shotgun sequence includes:
- the LOC112714512 gene encoding GDSL esterase/lipase At5g45950, producing MELVVVRMMIITMALIIIMPLYYSVVAKVDIGLVRQLAAKNNVSCILVFGDSSVDPGNNNVLGTTMKSNFPPYGKNFFNARPTGRFSNGRLATDFIADEAMGFRKIVPPFLDPNLKLEDLPYGVSFASAATGYDDLTANISNVLPVSKQLEYFEHYKIHMRKLLGEKRAEFIIRNALYVISMGTNDFLQNYFLEDTRPKQYSLQKFEEFLLSQMTKDIEMMHRLGAQRLVVVGVLPLGCIPLMMTLKNTNTCDPTLNNVAHSFNAKLSLQLTQLKAQLGMKTAYVNVFGMIQNAVLDPKKYGFVETTKGCCGTGLVEYGDSCRGLTTCSDPDQYIFWDAVHPTQKMYKIIADEAIESIANEIV
- the LOC112714513 gene encoding GDSL esterase/lipase At5g45960 isoform X1; translated protein: MGTFSSSSFLFLAQIFFILWQLLCLTVEAFNNSSNNKISAFYVFGDSTVDPGNNNYIDTPFKCNFPPYGMDFPNHVPTGRFCNGKLATDYIASYAGLKKSFLPAYLDPNLSVEELITGVSFASAGSGFDQLTPSISNVIPIGKQLEYFRECKKKLEVKLGKEGTKNHLEKAVFFLSAGTNDFVLNYFALPIRRKSFTILSYQQFLIQHVKQFIQDVVAEGGRKIAVAGVPPMGCLPLMITLNSPNDILHRHCIDHYSSIARDYNHLLQQELHLFQFHLNNNNISTSPTKIYYVDIYGPLAQMIQAPQKFGFDEVGSGCCGSGYIEASVLCNKFSGVCLDPSKYVFWDSIHPTDKAYHNLFLAKLPTIDFIING
- the LOC112714513 gene encoding GDSL esterase/lipase At5g45960 isoform X2; the encoded protein is MGTFSSSSFLFLAQIFFILWQLLCLTVEAFNNSSNNKISAFYVFGDSTVDPGNNNYIDTPFKCNFPPYGMDFPNHVPTGRFCNGKLATDYIGLKKSFLPAYLDPNLSVEELITGVSFASAGSGFDQLTPSISNVIPIGKQLEYFRECKKKLEVKLGKEGTKNHLEKAVFFLSAGTNDFVLNYFALPIRRKSFTILSYQQFLIQHVKQFIQDVVAEGGRKIAVAGVPPMGCLPLMITLNSPNDILHRHCIDHYSSIARDYNHLLQQELHLFQFHLNNNNISTSPTKIYYVDIYGPLAQMIQAPQKFGFDEVGSGCCGSGYIEASVLCNKFSGVCLDPSKYVFWDSIHPTDKAYHNLFLAKLPTIDFIING